The sequence below is a genomic window from Tachysurus vachellii isolate PV-2020 chromosome 2, HZAU_Pvac_v1, whole genome shotgun sequence.
actccatactgtacatgtctacTGTATTACTCCATACTGTACACCTCCATACTGTACACctccatactgtacacatctactgtattactccatactgtacatgtctacTGTATTACTCCATACTGTACACctccatactgtacacatcTACTGTATTACTCCATACTGTACACGTCTACTGTATTACTCCATACTGTACACGTCTACTGTATTACTCCATACTGTACACGTCTACTGTATTactccatactgtacacatcTACTGTATTACTCCATACTGTACACGTCTACTGTATTACTCCATACTGTACACctccatactgtacacatcTACTGTATTACTCCATACTGTACACGTCTACTGTATTACTCCATACTGTACACCTCCATACTGTACACGTCTACTGTATTACTCCATACTGTACAcctccatactgtacatgtctacTGTATtactccatactgtacatgtctacTGTATTACTCCATACTGTACACctccatactgtacacatctactgtattactccatactgtacatgtctacTGTATTACTCCATACTGTACACCTCCATACTGTACACGTCTACTGTATTACTCCATACTGTACAcctccatactgtacatgtctacTGTATTACTCCATACTGTACACCTCCATACTGTACACctccatactgtacacatctactgtattactccatactgtacatgtctacTGTATTACTCCATACTGTACACCTCCATACTGTACACGTCTACTGTATTACTCCATACTGTACACCTCCATACTGTACACGTCTACTGTATTACTCCATACTGTACAcctccatactgtacatgtctacTGTATTACTCCATACTGTACACCTCCATACTGTACACCTCCATACTGTACACCACACGTCTACTATATTACTCCATAGTGTACACCACACATCTACTGTATTACTCCATAGTGTACATGTCTACTGTACACctccatactgtacacatcTACTGTATTACTCCATACTGTACACCACATCTGTATTACTCcatactgtacaccacacatctactgtattactccatactgtacaccacacaTCTACTGTATTACTCCATACTGTACACCTCCATACTGTATTACTCCATACTGTACACCTCCATACTGTATTACTCCATACTGTACACCTCCATACTGTATTACTCCATACTGTACACCTCCATACTGTATTACTCCATACTGTACACCTCCATACTGTATTACTCCATACTGTACACCTCCATACTGTATTACTCCATACTGTACACCACACGTCTACTgcactactgtatattatatattgtccTATTCCATACTATACTGAATAGATACTCTGTTATTGCACATATATGATGTAGGTTGTATCTCATACTTTAGcattttatatgtacagtatacaacatTCCAGACTacagtagagagagagtgtgtgtatatactgtaaggtatatatacacagtgtatttttttgCTATTCCATATTAGCGTATGTAATTTATAACATACTACAaaattaacaataattatagCGTATATAATAAGTAAATTTTATAGCTCAACTCCTGTGTGATGAtagaaaaacattattaattcaGCATCTACTTCAAGTCTGCATCTGTGGAGAAAACACAGTTTAGTTTACACAGTCTCCTTTACTCTGACTGTAAACCCCCTGCTACATAAAAGGTGAATTAaaccccacacaaacacacaaaaaagacagacactTCTCCATCTCTGCTTCAGGGACCGGGTTGGTAGATAGACTTTATTTCTGGGCCTGAAACGATCTTAACAGACAGCTGAACTCAGTCCTTTTAATGATCATTAGCGACTTAAAAACATGTTACAAAGTGCACCTCTGAGGTACATGAGAATAAATCTTGATTAAACTTGTTTTTAAGGCCAATTTAAAccaaaatcaacacacacatttgtttgtgaGGGTTGCGGCGGTgaacaaaaatacatacatgAAGAGAAACAAAAGCGAAGGCTTCAATACTCGACCTTTAATCGTCACCTTCGGGCTCGGGGTCAAACAGACGCCTGAAAATCCCTCAACAGGCTGCTTGTAAATATGACCAGCGACAGGAACTGCATTATGTGGCGTGTTGTgggattatattttgttgtAAAAACACTGCGTGCTGGTGATCCGCTGCACCGGGTTACAAACGCGTTGGCGAGGAGCCGAGCCTGCGCTCCTCCGAGTCTTGGTTCACCGACCCGACGCAACACAGAGACGCTCGGACACGTTTCCGTTCATCTGCAAAATGACTTTACTGCAGTTTTTAATACATGTTTAATATACGTTATTAAAATCAGCATCACAACTTCTTCAACTGAAGTTTTCtccaacaaataaaacaaatgtgattttaaaaaaaaggtgtaaaCGATCGCCCCGCATTAATGCGTGTCGAAAGAGGGGGAGAAACATGTACACTGGCattttaatcttaaaaaaaaaacaccaccactgaagaagtaaacaaaaagtgaagagggggaaaaaaaaaaaaaaaagtactgctGTATAGCTACTGATGATAAATTCATGACTGTGAGCTTCTAGTTTCAAGTCAAGGACACAGACAACATCCAGGTCCTGCTCGTCACACCCTTTTTACTGAacttcaattattatttttttttattttggtcttgCCCCCCTGTCCCCCTTCCCCGCCCACACACTTATTTGTTCCCTCGACCTGACCAAATCAACAGGCTCAGCCAATCAGTCTTCTATGTCTAAGTAGCTAGTCCTGCTAGGCTGAACGGCTCTCTggtggaaaagaaaaggaaagaaaaaaaaaaaaaaaaaaaaaaaaaaaaaagctcggCTGTGATGAAGTTCATCCTTCCTGCTCACACAGCTCGACACGTCCGGATCACGAGGTTAAGGAAAGAAAACGGAGAGGGGTCACGTGACCGCAGCGTGGCTCGGCTGCTCTGGTGCTCGTGTCTGATGGATGCGCTGATGCAGGAGAGTTTGGGTGGTGTCCTAATCCTCTAGCTCTCCTAAATCCGGGACTCTTCGGCACCGTGGGATGGCAGacgtgtttgtttcttttttttctttttacgaGCCGAGACGAGGACGCTTTCGTGGAGCGAGATCgtcttcctcatcctcctcgtCTTCTCCTTCGTCGTCTTCGTCATCGGGGTAGTCTACCAGACCCACCAGCCCGGCCTGGTCGATGACAGTGAAAGTGTTAGAGATTACGATCAAACGACCGAACGTTATACTAAACACCGCAAGTTCACTGTACGGTTCATCAGGACAGACACGCACCTTGACCACTGCGGTAGACGCCACGGTCGCTCCTTTAACCGAGGAGCCGTTCGGACTGCCGGGGGACGCGGACGGCGCCGGTTTCTCATTGTTTGCGTTGGCGGCGGCTGCAGAATGCGAGAAGGCGAACTTAAAACTGCCGCTCTGCGTCCGCTTCGGGAGGTTCTCTTTGTCCTCGCTTTCTTTAACTGCAACGACACGAGCTAGTTATAAAGACGAAGAGGAACGTCtttgaaaaaagaataaacaataaatacaattaattcCTTCAGAATTGTACACGCCaggaatattttattcagaataccTTTTTTGGCCCCTATGAACTTTCCGTAGCTTTCCGGAAAGTCTTCCTCGACTCTCTTCTCGACCCCGGCGTCCGCGTCGTCTTCGTCCTCTTCTTCGTTGAACCAAATTTCTTCGTCGTCGTCTACGGACCGGGCGTCACGGCGATACCTGTGAAAAGTTCCGATTTGTTTACATGTGTGCGTTTTAGAGGCAATGGTGTTACTCCGGGAATCAGATCATAACGATCTTCCAACAcgagaaaaacaggacaatcaGAGCAGAATCTGTGGTAAACAAACGTCACCTGCTGATCCCTCGGCTCTGTCGGTTCTTCTCCTGCTCGTAGCGACCCTTCAGTCCTTTAAACGTCTGCACGTATTCTATGGACTCGAGCGCTTTGTAGAAATTGTCCACGATGTGAGCAATGAGTGACTTTATGTCCTCCTGTCGATGTgaaagaataataaacaaatcatttcaattttcacttttataaatagcatcttttgttttttctttataaacaaACCAAGATTCCTCACCACTTTGATGAACTCGAAGAGTTCGATGATGGCCGAGTTGAGGAGGTTGTATCTCGTCCCGTTGTCCAGCAGAGCGTTGATGACCGGCTCAAACAGGTTCCCTTTAATGATGTAGCGGTTATAATACTCATCCTTCAGTCCTATTATTCTCCTCATGAAACGCAAGGCACCTTCATAAACACACAAGTACACCACAGAGTCAGGACATGCGTCAGAATCAACACACAACTCGATTTAGTCTCTGTAACTGCGACTCACAGAGGGCGAGGAAGGTGTGTTTAGAGTTCATGAGCACCAGCACTCTCCGCAGCAGGTCCTTATTCATGATGTAGTTCTTTATGTGGTACGTGTGGTGCTCCACGCAGAACGTCAGCAGCTCCAGGATCAGAGCCAGAAGCTGCGCCGTCTGGAAATTGTCTggagtggaaaagaaaaaaaagaaagaaagaaagaagggctTTAAAGCGAAACGAGAGAAAAGCACGAGTTCGAGCAGGTGATGTGACGTGTGGTGTTGACCTGGACAAACTGGCTTGACTTTCGTAGATCCTTCTGGTAAATCTACAAAACAGaagtaaagaggaaaaaaattaaacacttaataaattcatatattttggatatttttttacCAAGATTAAATTCTGGTCTgtttcagatgtgtgtgtgtttattttgtaagtGTTCAACCGTCACAGCTCACCTTTCCTCTCCTCGGCCGTGTTGGCTAGCAGCGGCGCGGTGAGGACGTGCATGCAGTACTTGTAGAAAAAGCTGAGGAACTCCGTCTTCTCTGTTTTCTGGGGAGTTCAAGCAGGGAGTCGTCCTTATTTTACAACATCGTGTATAGAGTTATGTAGAAGCACTGAGAGGTGAGAAAGGAACTCACGTTGGTGGGCGCGAGCATGTTCTCGGGGTCGATGAGAGTACGGAGGAGCCCCATGAGCTGCACAGCACCGCCGAGCTCAGGATCCGAGTCACAGATCATCTGCTTTATCACCAGGTTTATCAGTAGGacatcctgaacacacacacacacacacacacacatacatacacacacacacacgtctcaaaCAGAATTGGACGACTTCCCGACCTGCTGGATCCTTAGAGctctgattttatttgtttacgttacaattctttacattttaacctCCTGTCTGAAACCGAAAGCTTGTAGTTTagagcctgtttttttttatccgaTCTAATCAGGTTGTTGTGCCTTCACAGACTGAAAAGGAAAGCAGCTCAGGTGACGCACACactgttaccatagcaacgCTCTTCCACACCGATCCTAGCCTGACTAATCAGCTGACTGAGCAGACGAGACGAGCAGAGCAGACGAGTTTATCGCAGGTTGTGATTTTAAGGAAAGTAATTTACGTATAGATAACCTGTGCAGCTTTGTGTTTGTACTCACGTCGTCTTCTGCCTGTTGTGGCTCCTGCATCACAAACTCTCGCACCATAGAGGGACTGAATTCCACCAGGTAGGAGAAGATGTCCGTAGCTGCTGCCCTCACCTGCAGGTCATCCATCcccttaaaaacaaaaaaattcattctAAAAATCAAACTCACCTGAAGAAGAAATATATTACATCTTTAGACTCCGCCCCCTTCGTGCCAAGCGAGTCATTGACTCACCATGATGATTTCCAGAGCAGGTAAAATTCCTAGATTCGCCAACGTCTTGAAAAAAGCGTCTCTGTTTTGCGGTTGAAGTGTTTGTGAAAAAGCGCAGAACTCTTTGAAGAAGTTGACCTGAGGACCGACAGAAGCACAGACTTCGGTTATGCTACAGATGTCACGGCGCGCGTTTCGGTGGAAATAAACACAACCCTACCAGCTCTCTCCTTTTCCCATCTTCCGTGGCTTCATCTGTGAGCTGCGCAAACACTTCGGTCAGGAATTTCTCGTCCTCCTAAAGATCAGagaaggaaataaacaaaacaaaagatgatTTTAGATGTTAAATACGTTactatgtaatataatatacaaccGATGCCATAATCGATCGTGTCACCTTGTTGAAACAGGAAGTTATAGATGAATGTCAGAGGTCC
It includes:
- the LOC132841692 gene encoding serine/threonine-protein phosphatase 4 regulatory subunit 3-like; its protein translation is MSDTRRRVKVYTLNEERQWDDQGTGHVSSAYVDRLNGIALLVRAEADGSLLLESKINPNTAYQKQQDTLIVWSEAENYDLALSFQEKAGCDEIWEKICQVQGKDPSVEITQDPIDESEEERFEEIPETSHVVKLPTCELPRLEEIADLVTSVLSSPIRREKLALALVSDGYMQRLLQLFRTCEELGEHEGLRHLYEIIRGALFLNKAALFEVMFSDECIMDVVGCLEYDPAFVQPRRHRDFLTNTARFKEVIPITDSELRQKIHQTYRVQYIQDIILPTPSVFEENFLSTLTSFIFFNKVEIVSMLQEDEKFLTEVFAQLTDEATEDGKRRELVNFFKEFCAFSQTLQPQNRDAFFKTLANLGILPALEIIMGMDDLQVRAAATDIFSYLVEFSPSMVREFVMQEPQQAEDDDVLLINLVIKQMICDSDPELGGAVQLMGLLRTLIDPENMLAPTNKTEKTEFLSFFYKYCMHVLTAPLLANTAEERKDLPEGSTKVKPVCPDNFQTAQLLALILELLTFCVEHHTYHIKNYIMNKDLLRRVLVLMNSKHTFLALCALRFMRRIIGLKDEYYNRYIIKGNLFEPVINALLDNGTRYNLLNSAIIELFEFIKVEDIKSLIAHIVDNFYKALESIEYVQTFKGLKGRYEQEKNRQSRGISRYRRDARSVDDDEEIWFNEEEDEDDADAGVEKRVEEDFPESYGKFIGAKKVKESEDKENLPKRTQSGSFKFAFSHSAAAANANNEKPAPSASPGSPNGSSVKGATVASTAVVKAGLVGLVDYPDDEDDEGEDEEDEEDDLAPRKRPRLGS